In the Flavobacterium sp. J372 genome, one interval contains:
- a CDS encoding GNAT family N-acetyltransferase, with protein MEIQHSDDGKRGSWKAVEGATEAGLMDYVWAGEDKFIIEHTHGNPEFKGVGMKLLEKAVAFAREKNIKIIPLCPFAKKMFERHEDIRDVLA; from the coding sequence ATGGAAATTCAACACTCTGACGATGGAAAACGCGGCTCATGGAAAGCCGTTGAAGGCGCTACTGAAGCCGGGCTTATGGACTATGTTTGGGCCGGTGAAGATAAGTTTATCATTGAACATACGCATGGCAATCCTGAATTTAAAGGCGTTGGTATGAAACTGCTGGAAAAGGCAGTAGCCTTTGCACGTGAAAAGAACATTAAGATTATACCGCTTTGCCCGTTTGCAAAGAAGATGTTTGAGCGCCACGAAGATATTAGAGATGTACTTGCATAA
- a CDS encoding NAD(P)-dependent alcohol dehydrogenase, with translation MTQVKAFAAYDAETPLKPFEFDRKEVGANQVQIDILFSGVCHSDIHTAKGDWGPAIYPLVPGHEIVGRITKVGSDVTKFKEGELAGVGCFVDSCRKCQSCREGEEQYCDEGMTATYNSYERGTNIPTYGGYSTTITVDENYVLHVSDKLDLKGVAPLLCAGITTYSPLRYLGVGKGHKVGVLGLGGLGHMAVKFAAAFGAEVTMLSSSPSKEADAKKLGAHNFVLTSDKAQMKASANTFDVIINTVSAPHEYAPYLDLLAKNGTMVVVGIPTDPSKVPAFSLIMKRKKIMGSLIGGIAETQEMLDYCAENNITSEVEVIDMQYINEAYDRMEKSDVKYRFVIDMESLKS, from the coding sequence ATGACACAAGTAAAAGCATTTGCAGCATACGATGCGGAAACCCCGCTGAAGCCTTTTGAGTTCGACCGAAAAGAGGTTGGCGCTAACCAGGTACAGATAGATATTCTTTTCAGTGGTGTTTGCCACAGCGATATACATACCGCGAAAGGCGACTGGGGGCCGGCAATATACCCGCTTGTTCCCGGGCATGAAATTGTAGGGCGAATTACCAAAGTAGGTTCTGATGTAACCAAATTTAAGGAAGGTGAACTTGCAGGCGTTGGGTGTTTTGTAGATTCGTGCCGTAAATGCCAAAGCTGCAGGGAAGGTGAGGAGCAGTATTGTGATGAAGGTATGACGGCCACCTATAACAGTTATGAGCGCGGCACAAACATCCCAACTTACGGAGGTTACTCAACAACTATCACCGTTGATGAAAATTATGTGCTACATGTAAGCGATAAGCTTGACCTGAAGGGTGTAGCGCCATTGCTGTGTGCAGGTATCACTACCTATTCACCGCTGCGTTACCTGGGTGTAGGTAAAGGTCACAAAGTTGGTGTGCTTGGCCTTGGAGGGCTGGGGCATATGGCCGTTAAGTTTGCAGCCGCTTTCGGTGCTGAAGTTACCATGCTTAGCTCATCACCCTCAAAAGAAGCAGACGCCAAAAAACTGGGTGCGCACAATTTTGTACTGACATCAGATAAAGCGCAGATGAAGGCAAGCGCGAATACTTTCGACGTTATTATTAATACGGTATCGGCACCACATGAATACGCTCCCTACCTCGACCTTCTTGCCAAAAACGGAACAATGGTGGTTGTGGGTATCCCTACCGACCCCTCAAAAGTACCCGCATTCAGCCTGATCATGAAGCGTAAAAAAATTATGGGCAGCCTGATTGGCGGTATTGCCGAAACTCAGGAAATGCTTGATTATTGCGCCGAAAACAACATCACATCTGAAGTTGAAGTGATTGACATGCAGTACATAAACGAGGCGTATGACCGTATGGAAAAGAGCGATGTGAAATATCGTTTTGTAATAGATATGGAATCTTTAAAAAGCTAA